In uncultured Umboniibacter sp., one genomic interval encodes:
- the trpB gene encoding tryptophan synthase subunit beta: MSLSDLSLQQIAAAPDEQGRFGQFGGRFVSETLIQALDELRDTYEQLSNDPAFWAEFDRDLAHYVGRPSPLYHAERWSNEVGGAQIYLKREDLNHTGAHKINNTIGQALLAKHMGKPRIIAETGAGQHGVASATVAARLGLECHVFMGSEDIQRQALNVYRMKLLGANVISVESGSKTLKDAMNEAMRDWVTNVDDTYYIIGTAAGPHPYPKLVRDFQSIIGRETRRQSLEQIGKLPDALVACVGGGSNAIGMFYPFIEDEGVEMYGVEAGGDGVETGRHAAPLSAGIPGVLHGNRTYLMEDEDGQIIETHSVSAGLDYPGVGPEHSWLKDVGRANYVAINDDEALIAFRKLTHTEGIMPALESAHAIAYAEKLAATMTPDQSIVVNLSGRGDKDILTVAAIDGISVEGQS; this comes from the coding sequence GTGTCGTTGTCAGACCTGTCGTTACAGCAAATTGCTGCAGCCCCCGATGAGCAGGGGCGTTTTGGCCAATTCGGAGGCCGCTTTGTATCAGAGACTCTGATTCAAGCGCTTGATGAATTACGAGATACCTATGAACAATTATCGAATGACCCAGCGTTTTGGGCCGAGTTTGATCGCGATTTAGCGCATTACGTGGGGCGTCCTTCACCGCTTTACCATGCCGAGCGATGGTCGAACGAGGTGGGTGGGGCACAAATCTATCTCAAACGCGAAGACCTGAACCATACGGGTGCGCACAAAATTAATAACACCATTGGTCAGGCGCTGTTAGCGAAGCATATGGGCAAGCCGCGGATCATTGCTGAGACCGGAGCGGGCCAGCATGGCGTAGCGTCAGCAACCGTTGCAGCACGTTTGGGTTTAGAGTGTCATGTCTTCATGGGCTCAGAGGATATCCAGCGTCAGGCGCTTAACGTGTATCGCATGAAGCTACTAGGTGCCAATGTGATCAGCGTAGAAAGTGGTTCAAAAACCCTTAAAGATGCGATGAATGAAGCGATGCGGGATTGGGTTACTAATGTCGATGACACCTATTACATCATCGGGACGGCCGCAGGCCCTCACCCGTACCCGAAATTGGTTCGTGATTTCCAATCTATTATCGGCCGCGAAACTCGCCGTCAATCACTCGAGCAGATTGGCAAGCTGCCCGATGCGTTAGTCGCCTGCGTGGGCGGGGGTTCGAACGCTATTGGCATGTTCTATCCATTTATCGAAGACGAAGGCGTAGAAATGTATGGCGTTGAAGCTGGCGGTGATGGTGTCGAAACCGGTCGTCATGCGGCGCCACTGTCAGCAGGTATTCCAGGCGTATTGCACGGTAATCGTACCTACCTAATGGAAGACGAGGACGGGCAGATTATTGAGACGCATTCAGTCTCGGCGGGGTTGGACTATCCGGGTGTGGGACCTGAACACAGTTGGTTAAAGGATGTTGGCCGAGCCAACTACGTGGCGATCAATGATGACGAGGCGTTAATTGCGTTCCGAAAACTGACTCACACAGAAGGCATTATGCCGGCACTGGAGTCCGCTCACGCGATAGCCTATGCCGAAAAGCTGGCGGCAACGATGACACCTGATCAAAGTATTGTGGTGAACCTTTCGGGTCGTGGAGACAAGGATATTCTGACGGTTGCTGCCATTGATGGTATCTCTGTGGAGGGGCAGTCATGA
- a CDS encoding phosphoribosylanthranilate isomerase, with amino-acid sequence MRTLVKICGITSVADAVAARESGADAIGLVFYEPSSRAIQAPLATQICHAVGPFVTTVGLFVNEEADVIRTVLATTPLQVLQFHGDETAEFCEQFQRPYLKAVRVQSSRDVETAFADHPRAIGILLDTYVKGVAGGTGRRFNWSLIPEDLRSKCIVAGGLTPENVSEAVQSIRPLGVDVSGGVEASPGVKDPKAMARFCKASELLK; translated from the coding sequence TGTGGTATTACTTCAGTTGCTGATGCAGTGGCGGCTCGAGAGAGTGGTGCTGACGCTATTGGCTTAGTTTTTTATGAGCCCAGTTCGCGCGCGATTCAAGCACCTTTAGCAACGCAAATATGTCACGCTGTAGGGCCCTTCGTAACAACGGTTGGTCTTTTTGTTAACGAGGAAGCCGACGTCATCCGAACCGTACTCGCGACGACGCCACTTCAGGTATTACAGTTTCACGGTGATGAAACAGCCGAATTTTGTGAACAATTTCAGCGGCCGTATCTTAAAGCCGTGCGCGTTCAATCTAGTCGCGATGTGGAGACGGCATTCGCCGACCATCCGCGCGCAATTGGCATTCTACTAGACACATACGTAAAGGGCGTAGCCGGAGGCACCGGTCGGCGTTTTAACTGGTCGCTAATTCCTGAGGACTTGCGATCCAAATGTATTGTTGCCGGCGGTTTGACTCCTGAAAATGTGTCAGAAGCCGTGCAGAGTATTCGCCCTCTTGGGGTGGATGTCAGTGGTGGCGTTGAAGCGTCACCCGGGGTGAAAGACCCCAAAGCCATGGCTCGTTTTTGTAAGGCGAGTGAACTACTAAAGTGA